Proteins encoded within one genomic window of Jiangella mangrovi:
- the rplI gene encoding 50S ribosomal protein L9: protein MKLILTQEVPGLGAAGDVVEVKDGYGRNYLVPRGFALAWTKGGQKEIDSIRRARQARDFADLDSAREVKAKLENTPVKLVAKAGDTGRLFGAVTSADIATAVSESGGPAIDKRRIEVGSPIKTVGSHRITVRLHPEVAANVTLEVVSA, encoded by the coding sequence ATGAAGCTGATTCTCACCCAGGAGGTGCCGGGTCTCGGTGCCGCCGGCGACGTCGTCGAGGTCAAGGACGGCTACGGCCGCAACTACCTCGTGCCGCGTGGCTTCGCGCTCGCGTGGACCAAGGGCGGGCAGAAGGAGATCGACTCCATCCGCCGCGCCCGGCAGGCCCGCGACTTCGCCGACCTCGACTCCGCTCGTGAGGTCAAGGCGAAGCTCGAGAACACGCCGGTCAAGCTGGTCGCCAAGGCCGGCGACACCGGCCGGCTGTTCGGCGCCGTCACGTCCGCCGACATCGCGACCGCGGTCTCCGAGTCCGGTGGCCCGGCCATCGACAAGCGGCGCATCGAGGTGGGCAGCCCGATCAAGACGGTCGGCTCGCATCGCATTACCGTCCGGCTCCACCCCGAGGTCGCGGCCAACGTGACCCTCGAGGTCGTCTCCGCCTGA
- the rpsR gene encoding 30S ribosomal protein S18: MAKPPLRKPKKKVCAFCKDKVDYVDYKDTSLLRKYISDRGKIRARRVTGNCTRHQRDVATAIKNAREMALLPYTSTAR; encoded by the coding sequence ATGGCAAAGCCTCCGCTGCGCAAGCCGAAGAAGAAGGTTTGCGCCTTCTGCAAGGACAAGGTCGACTACGTCGACTACAAGGACACCTCGCTGCTGCGGAAGTACATCTCCGACCGCGGCAAGATCCGTGCCCGTCGCGTCACCGGCAACTGCACCCGCCACCAGCGCGACGTCGCCACGGCCATCAAGAACGCGCGTGAGATGGCGCTGCTGCCGTACACGTCGACGGCTCGCTGA
- a CDS encoding single-stranded DNA-binding protein, whose translation MAGETVITVVGNLTDDPELRFTPNGAAVANFTIASTPRTFNRQTSTWEDGDALFLRCSVWRQAAESVAESLQRGMRVIAQGRLRQRSFETREGEKRTVIEMEVDEIGPSLRFATAKVTRTQRSGGGGGGGYGGGAPAGNDPWATPSGGGGAPQQGGGNDPWGAPSGPPADEPPF comes from the coding sequence ATGGCAGGCGAGACCGTCATCACGGTCGTCGGTAACCTCACCGACGACCCTGAGCTGCGATTCACGCCCAACGGCGCCGCGGTGGCGAACTTCACCATCGCGTCCACGCCGCGGACGTTCAACCGGCAGACCAGCACCTGGGAGGACGGCGACGCGCTGTTCCTGAGGTGCTCGGTGTGGCGGCAGGCGGCCGAGAGCGTCGCCGAATCGCTGCAGCGCGGCATGCGCGTCATCGCGCAGGGCCGGCTCCGCCAGCGCTCGTTCGAGACGCGCGAGGGCGAGAAGCGCACGGTCATCGAGATGGAGGTCGACGAGATCGGCCCCAGCCTCCGGTTCGCCACGGCCAAGGTCACCCGGACCCAGCGGTCCGGTGGCGGCGGCGGTGGTGGCTACGGTGGCGGCGCGCCTGCCGGCAACGACCCGTGGGCCACCCCGTCCGGCGGCGGCGGTGCGCCGCAGCAGGGCGGCGGCAACGACCCGTGGGGCGCTCCGTCCGGCCCGCCGGCCGACGAGCCCCCGTTCTGA
- the rpsF gene encoding 30S ribosomal protein S6 gives MRRYEVMVILDPESEERTVQPSLEQYLGVVRESGGSVEKVDIWGRRKLSYEIGKKSEGIYAVLDVTCEADTVAELDRQLGLSETVLRTKVVRPEAH, from the coding sequence ATGCGTCGTTATGAAGTCATGGTGATCCTGGACCCCGAGTCCGAGGAGCGCACCGTGCAACCCAGCCTCGAGCAGTATCTCGGGGTCGTGCGTGAGTCCGGTGGCTCGGTCGAGAAGGTCGACATCTGGGGCCGCCGCAAGCTCTCGTACGAGATCGGCAAGAAGAGCGAGGGCATCTACGCGGTGCTCGACGTCACGTGCGAGGCCGACACTGTGGCTGAGCTCGACCGCCAGCTCGGGCTTTCCGAGACGGTGCTCCGTACCAAGGTCGTTCGGCCAGAAGCCCACTGA
- a CDS encoding deoxyribonuclease IV, protein MAVQRIGAHVKQGDPIATSKANGAGAVQIFLGDPQDWKAPKLAYPGGAEALKADAEAAGLTVYVHAPYVVNVATTNNRIRIPSRKILQQHVDVAAQVGAAGLVVHGGHVLKGDDPHAGVDNWRKAAEQLDAKVPVFIENTAGGDYAMARKLDRLAMLWDAVGEFGFGFCLDTCHAFSAGIAPEDMVDKTRAITGRIDLVHANDSRDPFDSGADRHATIGTGSIGGEAIVAVIQAAGTDAIVETPFEGQDDDVAYLLDNIKAA, encoded by the coding sequence ATGGCTGTGCAGCGCATCGGTGCCCACGTGAAGCAGGGCGACCCCATAGCGACGTCCAAGGCGAACGGCGCCGGGGCGGTGCAGATCTTCCTGGGCGACCCGCAGGACTGGAAGGCCCCCAAGCTGGCCTACCCGGGCGGGGCCGAGGCGCTGAAGGCCGACGCCGAGGCGGCCGGCCTGACGGTGTACGTGCACGCGCCGTACGTGGTCAACGTCGCGACCACGAACAACCGCATCCGCATCCCCAGCCGCAAGATCCTGCAGCAGCACGTCGACGTCGCGGCCCAGGTGGGCGCGGCGGGCCTCGTGGTGCACGGCGGGCACGTGCTCAAGGGCGACGACCCCCACGCCGGCGTCGACAACTGGCGCAAGGCGGCCGAGCAGCTCGACGCCAAGGTGCCGGTGTTCATCGAGAACACCGCGGGCGGCGACTACGCCATGGCCCGCAAGCTGGACCGGCTGGCCATGCTCTGGGACGCCGTCGGCGAGTTCGGGTTCGGCTTCTGCCTCGACACCTGCCATGCGTTCTCGGCCGGCATCGCGCCCGAGGACATGGTCGACAAGACGCGCGCCATCACGGGGCGCATCGACCTCGTGCACGCCAACGACAGCCGCGACCCGTTCGACTCCGGGGCCGACCGGCACGCCACCATCGGCACGGGCAGCATCGGCGGCGAGGCCATCGTCGCCGTCATCCAGGCCGCCGGCACCGACGCCATCGTCGAGACGCCCTTCGAAGGCCAGGACGACGACGTCGCCTACCTCCTGGACAACATCAAAGCAGCCTGA
- a CDS encoding MarR family winged helix-turn-helix transcriptional regulator, which yields MATTRIIDDDRLTAVGLLVEVHRGLTNKFAARLAEHGLSENELEILLRLGRTPNCQLRMSDLAAQTSLTTSGVTRVVDRLERAGLVARASCDTDRRGTWAVLTDAGLERVTAAVADHMEDVDRWYTGLLTPEQLTALTDALRIVRDTVRPEAVAGVAEAARARTHVGV from the coding sequence ATGGCGACGACGCGAATCATCGACGACGACCGGCTCACCGCCGTCGGGCTGCTCGTCGAGGTGCACCGGGGGCTGACCAACAAGTTCGCCGCCCGCCTGGCCGAGCACGGCCTGTCCGAGAACGAGCTCGAGATCCTGCTGCGACTCGGGCGCACACCCAACTGCCAGCTGCGCATGAGCGACCTCGCCGCGCAGACCAGCCTGACCACCAGCGGGGTCACCCGGGTGGTCGACCGCCTCGAACGCGCCGGCCTGGTGGCCCGGGCCAGCTGCGACACCGACCGCCGCGGCACCTGGGCCGTCCTCACCGACGCCGGGCTCGAGCGCGTGACGGCGGCCGTGGCCGACCACATGGAGGACGTCGACCGCTGGTACACCGGCCTGCTGACGCCCGAGCAGCTCACCGCGCTGACCGACGCGCTGCGGATCGTGCGTGACACCGTCCGGCCCGAAGCGGTCGCAGGAGTCGCCGAAGCCGCTCGGGCGCGGACGCACGTCGGGGTGTAG
- a CDS encoding YceI family protein, protein MAEAHATGNLHPWNGLTVPAAGVFTLDPAHADVTFAVRYLMVTQIKGRFGDVRATLTVGEDPTASHVEVVVGTASLATGEDDRDERLRSADFFDVVHHPELTFRSTRIAHVEGNEFVLAGDLTIRGTTRPVDFRASFDGVGFDPWGAQVVGLSARTEIDRERWGLTWNRALETGGVLIGRKVVLEIDAEFTRPAQPDTPGRS, encoded by the coding sequence ATGGCCGAGGCTCACGCCACCGGCAACCTGCACCCGTGGAACGGGCTCACCGTGCCGGCGGCCGGCGTCTTCACGCTCGACCCCGCGCACGCCGACGTCACGTTCGCGGTGCGGTACCTCATGGTCACGCAGATCAAGGGCCGGTTCGGCGACGTCCGGGCGACGCTGACCGTCGGCGAGGACCCCACCGCGTCGCACGTCGAGGTGGTCGTGGGGACGGCGAGCCTGGCCACCGGCGAGGACGACCGTGACGAGCGGCTGCGCTCCGCGGACTTCTTCGACGTGGTGCACCACCCGGAGCTGACGTTCCGGTCCACGCGCATCGCGCACGTCGAGGGCAACGAGTTCGTGCTGGCCGGCGACCTCACCATCCGCGGCACCACCCGGCCGGTCGACTTCCGGGCCAGTTTCGACGGCGTCGGCTTCGACCCGTGGGGGGCGCAGGTCGTGGGCCTGTCCGCGCGCACCGAGATCGACCGGGAACGGTGGGGTCTCACCTGGAACCGGGCGCTCGAGACCGGTGGTGTGCTCATCGGCCGGAAGGTGGTGCTGGAGATCGACGCCGAGTTCACCCGGCCTGCGCAACCGGACACTCCCGGACGATCGTGA
- a CDS encoding peptidoglycan bridge formation glycyltransferase FemA/FemB family protein — translation MTRSPALAVREITSDQHLAAIAELPSVSFLQTPAWGVVKRDWRSRSVGWFDGDKLVGVALVLYRKAPRVRRYLAYVPEGPSIDWEAAATGGDLLRWLAPLAEHVKAQGAFGLRMGPMVVTRRWSNATLKEALADPGVTRLRDLPADETTATGTALAEQLTALGWRAPADVDGFSAGQPRHVFQLPLEGRSADEVLKGFNQLWRRNIKKADKSGVVVTQGSAADLPAFHRIYAETAQRDGFTPRPLAYFEGMWAAMTDEAPERLRLYLAHHEGDLVAATTMTRVGTHAWYSYGASTTAKRDVRGSNAIQWRMMQDALAEGCAVYDLRGITDTLSEDDSHAGLIRFKLGTGGHAVEYLGEWDLPLSRVLYSAFDLYMKRRS, via the coding sequence GTGACACGCAGCCCCGCCCTCGCCGTCCGAGAGATCACAAGCGACCAGCACCTCGCCGCGATCGCCGAGCTGCCCTCGGTCAGCTTCCTGCAGACTCCGGCATGGGGCGTGGTCAAGCGCGACTGGCGGTCCCGCTCCGTCGGCTGGTTCGACGGCGACAAGCTGGTCGGCGTGGCGTTGGTGCTGTACCGCAAGGCGCCGCGCGTCCGCCGCTACCTCGCCTACGTCCCCGAAGGTCCGAGCATCGACTGGGAGGCCGCGGCCACCGGCGGCGACCTGCTGCGCTGGCTGGCCCCGCTGGCCGAGCACGTGAAGGCCCAGGGCGCGTTCGGCCTGCGCATGGGACCCATGGTGGTCACGCGCCGCTGGTCCAACGCGACGCTCAAGGAGGCGCTGGCCGACCCCGGCGTCACCCGGCTGCGCGACCTGCCCGCCGACGAGACCACCGCCACCGGCACCGCGCTGGCCGAGCAGCTGACGGCGCTGGGCTGGCGTGCGCCCGCCGACGTCGACGGGTTCTCCGCCGGCCAGCCGCGGCACGTGTTCCAGCTGCCGCTCGAGGGCCGGTCGGCCGACGAGGTCCTCAAGGGCTTCAACCAGCTGTGGCGGCGCAACATCAAGAAGGCCGACAAGTCCGGGGTCGTCGTCACCCAGGGCAGCGCCGCCGACCTCCCCGCGTTCCACCGGATCTACGCCGAGACCGCCCAGCGCGACGGCTTCACGCCGCGCCCGCTCGCCTACTTCGAGGGCATGTGGGCCGCCATGACGGACGAGGCGCCGGAGCGGCTGCGGCTCTACCTCGCACACCACGAGGGCGACCTCGTCGCCGCCACCACCATGACCCGCGTGGGCACGCACGCCTGGTACTCCTACGGCGCCTCGACGACGGCCAAGCGCGACGTCCGCGGCTCCAACGCGATCCAGTGGCGGATGATGCAGGACGCCCTGGCCGAGGGGTGCGCCGTCTACGACCTGCGCGGCATCACCGACACGCTGTCCGAGGACGACTCCCACGCCGGGCTCATCCGGTTCAAGCTGGGCACCGGCGGGCACGCCGTCGAGTACCTGGGCGAGTGGGACCTCCCGCTCTCGCGCGTCCTCTACTCCGCATTCGACCTCTACATGAAGCGCCGGAGCTGA
- a CDS encoding alanine racemase: MSVTLHIAAGPWRDRVRRYVDDAAAAGVTVVPVAKGNGYGFGNAVLAAESAALGVTTVAAGTYEEVPAVAQAFGGDVLVLTPWRPWLDGGFGDERVVHTVSRLEDLRALATGDARPRVVVEVLTSMRRHGVAAGDLAEVAKLIDGVRFEGFALHLPLTGDHTAEATALARQAFEAAPAAPRTVWVSHLTPAKAAAVARDTGAEVRLRVATALWLGDRTGLTAKATVLDVHRVRRGETFGYRQRRARRDGTLLVVAGGTAHGIAMQAPSAATTLRQRATALARGGLEAGGRALSPFRVAGRQRWFAEPPHMQCSMIWLPADATPPAVGDQIDVEVRFTTTTFDTLAWG; this comes from the coding sequence GTGTCCGTCACCTTGCACATCGCGGCCGGCCCGTGGCGGGACCGCGTCCGCCGCTACGTCGACGACGCGGCCGCCGCGGGTGTCACCGTCGTCCCCGTCGCCAAGGGCAACGGCTACGGCTTCGGCAACGCCGTCCTGGCGGCGGAGTCGGCGGCGCTCGGCGTCACCACGGTCGCCGCCGGCACGTACGAGGAGGTCCCGGCCGTCGCGCAGGCGTTCGGCGGCGACGTCCTGGTGCTGACGCCGTGGCGGCCCTGGCTCGACGGCGGGTTCGGCGACGAGCGCGTCGTGCACACGGTGTCGCGGCTCGAGGACCTGCGGGCGCTCGCGACGGGCGACGCGCGGCCGCGGGTGGTCGTCGAGGTCCTCACGAGCATGCGCCGCCACGGCGTCGCTGCCGGCGACCTCGCCGAGGTGGCGAAGCTGATCGACGGCGTGCGGTTCGAGGGGTTCGCGCTGCACCTGCCGCTGACCGGCGACCACACCGCCGAGGCGACGGCGCTGGCCCGGCAGGCGTTCGAGGCGGCGCCGGCGGCCCCGCGAACCGTCTGGGTCAGCCACCTCACGCCCGCCAAGGCGGCCGCCGTCGCCCGCGACACCGGCGCCGAGGTGCGGCTTCGGGTCGCGACGGCGCTGTGGCTGGGCGACCGCACGGGCCTGACGGCGAAGGCGACCGTTCTCGACGTGCACCGGGTGCGCCGCGGCGAGACGTTCGGCTATCGCCAGCGCCGGGCCCGCCGCGACGGCACGCTCCTGGTGGTCGCGGGCGGCACGGCGCACGGCATCGCGATGCAGGCCCCGAGCGCCGCGACGACGCTGCGCCAGCGCGCGACCGCCCTCGCCCGCGGTGGCCTCGAGGCCGGCGGCCGCGCCCTGTCGCCGTTCCGCGTGGCCGGCAGGCAGCGCTGGTTCGCCGAGCCTCCGCACATGCAGTGCTCGATGATCTGGCTTCCCGCCGACGCCACCCCACCCGCTGTCGGCGACCAGATCGACGTCGAAGTCCGCTTCACCACCACCACCTTCGACACCCTCGCCTGGGGATAG
- a CDS encoding glycosyltransferase 87 family protein, giving the protein MSVTPQRREGSAAPSREDPLVAAMSEVVGGPFGRRAAAPRRWWGPLRIALAVAVVVLALGLLADQPCRAGGWADRADRSMWTSLCYSDVAFLYRERGFAEGLLAYRDSLLEYPVLTGAVMQATAPLAALLTDWFGAVRVTPGLAPDVAESVTFFDLTATLMAVCALGVVAATARTERRRPWDGLLVAASPVLLLSANVNWDLLAVLLTSLALLAWSRDRPVLTGVLIGLGTAAKLYPVLLLGVMVLVALRSPERRAALRDTGLAVAGAVVAWCAVNLPVAWWAPTGWREFFTFNVDRAADFGSTWYALGLLAPDLLPEQVDDLVVVSAAVLLVLIAALALTAPVPPRVAPLAFLAVAAFLLVNKVWSPQYSLWLLPLAVLARPRVRDLALWQAAEVVYFVCVWRYLGTLYDPSAPLISNDQYALAIVLRIAGLLWLVVMVVRDIRHPEEDPVRRYVTPSPSPAGPPVAAARHRRGGTEPA; this is encoded by the coding sequence GTGTCCGTCACGCCGCAGCGCCGCGAGGGATCCGCCGCGCCGAGTCGTGAGGACCCCCTCGTCGCCGCGATGAGCGAGGTGGTCGGCGGCCCGTTCGGGCGCCGGGCCGCGGCGCCGCGCCGCTGGTGGGGTCCGCTGCGCATCGCCCTGGCGGTCGCCGTCGTCGTCCTGGCGCTGGGGCTGCTCGCCGACCAGCCGTGTCGTGCCGGCGGCTGGGCCGACCGCGCGGACCGGTCGATGTGGACGTCGCTCTGCTACAGCGACGTCGCGTTCCTCTACCGCGAGCGCGGATTCGCCGAGGGCCTGCTGGCCTACCGCGACAGCCTGCTGGAGTATCCGGTGCTGACCGGCGCCGTCATGCAGGCGACGGCGCCACTGGCGGCCCTGCTGACCGACTGGTTCGGCGCGGTCCGGGTCACGCCCGGCCTCGCGCCCGACGTCGCCGAGAGCGTGACGTTCTTCGACCTCACCGCGACGCTCATGGCGGTGTGCGCGCTGGGCGTCGTCGCGGCCACCGCGCGCACGGAGAGACGGCGGCCCTGGGACGGGCTGCTCGTGGCCGCGTCGCCGGTCCTTCTGCTCAGCGCCAACGTCAACTGGGACCTGCTGGCCGTGCTGCTGACCTCGCTGGCGCTGCTGGCGTGGAGCCGCGACCGGCCCGTGCTCACCGGCGTGCTGATCGGCCTCGGGACGGCGGCGAAGCTCTACCCGGTGCTGCTGCTGGGCGTAATGGTCCTGGTGGCGCTGCGGTCGCCGGAGCGGCGGGCCGCCCTGCGCGACACCGGCCTGGCCGTCGCGGGCGCCGTCGTCGCCTGGTGTGCGGTGAACCTGCCGGTGGCCTGGTGGGCGCCCACCGGCTGGCGCGAGTTCTTCACCTTCAACGTCGACCGCGCGGCCGACTTCGGCTCCACCTGGTACGCGCTCGGCCTGCTGGCGCCGGACCTGCTGCCCGAGCAGGTGGACGACCTCGTGGTGGTGTCCGCGGCCGTGCTGCTGGTGCTCATCGCCGCGCTCGCCCTGACGGCGCCCGTCCCACCCCGCGTCGCGCCACTGGCCTTCCTCGCCGTCGCCGCCTTCCTGCTGGTGAACAAGGTGTGGTCGCCGCAGTACTCGCTCTGGCTGCTGCCACTGGCCGTGCTGGCCCGGCCGCGGGTGCGCGACCTGGCGCTCTGGCAGGCCGCCGAGGTCGTGTACTTCGTGTGCGTCTGGCGCTACCTGGGCACCCTGTACGACCCGTCCGCGCCATTGATCAGCAACGACCAGTACGCTCTGGCGATCGTGCTGCGGATCGCGGGGCTGCTCTGGCTCGTTGTCATGGTCGTGCGCGACATCCGCCATCCCGAAGAGGACCCCGTCCGGCGGTACGTCACGCCGTCACCGTCGCCGGCCGGCCCGCCCGTCGCCGCCGCGCGGCACCGGCGCGGGGGAACGGAGCCGGCATGA
- a CDS encoding transglycosylase domain-containing protein, whose amino-acid sequence MTNQGRRRAGGRARTAASSNAASRTAASAGAVPSATPGGGGNGGGRRYAAGRNGKKDAKGKRKGWRRFVSWKAFGLYALGMMLLGVAGVSIAYAMTDIPEANAFARSEATIVYWADGKTELGRFSAENRETVDISEIPQACQDAVVAAEDRSFYENNGFDPVGIMRAGIGYIQNNGSTAAGGGSTITQQYVKNYYLTQDQSLTRKVQELFIAVKIDQQLDKDDILASYLNTIWFGRGGLYGIQTASRSYFGKPVSELDVTQCAALAAILRSPPRYDPTSGPENTERFERRFQYVVDGMVDIGKLDAATAETLVPPAVVPEQNTNLYGGPNGYLLRQVRDELIDNGFTEEQIDTGGLRVVSTFDAKAQTAAIRAVDAERPKEHADGVRVGLAAVVPGDGAVVAMYGGADYVTQPFNDAIDASIQGGSTVKPFTLAAALGQGISLESRYSGNTLTDPILGPPVHNQGDEEYGEAIDLVTATENSMNTAYVDLAMDIGPDTIVDTQLASGLSYAADEESELRDDPRVTIGIGHVRPIDMAESYATLAAGGRHADWYTVRSVTEPGGNVPYRVEPAPETVLDSGVVADTTFALNQVVENGSGREAQNLERPAAGKTGTHEDLTAWFSGYVPQLAASVAIFRGDGETAGTVSLDGVDGMDTFTGGAFPARIWTAFMSGALEGVEVQEFPEPAEVGEAVNPSPTPTPTPTDDPGDEDDNGDNGNGNDGGDDNGNNGGGNGGDDSGSDESGDGGTDSGDGGDGDASGNEWAGTEGGTDGGTDGGADGGTDPPTDEPTDEPTGDPNGNNGGGNGGAWGDAGGADR is encoded by the coding sequence GTGACGAACCAAGGGCGACGCCGCGCGGGTGGCCGCGCGCGCACAGCCGCGTCCAGCAACGCGGCGTCGAGGACTGCCGCGTCCGCGGGCGCGGTCCCTTCGGCGACCCCCGGGGGCGGCGGGAACGGTGGCGGTCGTCGCTACGCCGCCGGCCGCAACGGGAAGAAGGACGCCAAGGGCAAGCGCAAGGGCTGGCGCCGGTTCGTCTCCTGGAAGGCGTTCGGTCTCTACGCGCTCGGCATGATGCTCCTCGGCGTGGCCGGGGTCAGCATCGCCTACGCCATGACGGACATCCCCGAGGCCAACGCGTTCGCGCGGTCCGAGGCGACCATCGTCTACTGGGCCGACGGCAAGACCGAGCTCGGCCGGTTCAGCGCCGAGAACCGCGAGACGGTCGACATCTCCGAGATCCCGCAGGCCTGCCAGGACGCCGTCGTCGCCGCCGAGGACCGCTCGTTCTACGAGAACAACGGCTTCGACCCGGTCGGCATCATGCGCGCCGGCATCGGCTACATCCAGAACAACGGGTCGACGGCGGCCGGTGGCGGCTCGACCATCACGCAGCAGTACGTCAAGAACTACTACCTGACGCAGGACCAGTCCCTGACCCGCAAGGTGCAGGAGCTGTTCATCGCGGTCAAGATCGACCAGCAGCTCGACAAGGACGACATCCTGGCGTCCTACCTCAACACCATCTGGTTCGGCCGCGGCGGCCTCTACGGCATCCAGACCGCCTCGCGCTCCTACTTCGGCAAGCCCGTGTCCGAGCTCGACGTCACCCAGTGCGCTGCGCTGGCCGCCATTCTGCGCTCGCCGCCGCGGTACGACCCCACGTCAGGTCCCGAGAACACCGAGCGGTTCGAGCGCCGGTTCCAGTACGTCGTCGACGGCATGGTCGACATCGGCAAGCTCGACGCCGCCACGGCCGAGACCCTGGTGCCGCCCGCGGTCGTGCCGGAGCAGAACACCAACCTCTACGGCGGTCCCAACGGCTACCTGCTGCGGCAGGTTCGCGACGAGCTGATCGACAACGGCTTCACAGAGGAGCAGATCGACACCGGCGGCCTGCGCGTCGTCAGCACGTTCGACGCCAAGGCGCAGACGGCCGCCATCAGGGCCGTCGACGCCGAGCGGCCCAAGGAGCACGCCGACGGCGTCCGGGTCGGGCTCGCGGCGGTCGTCCCGGGCGACGGCGCCGTCGTGGCCATGTACGGCGGGGCCGACTACGTCACCCAGCCGTTCAACGACGCCATCGACGCCTCCATCCAGGGCGGGTCGACGGTGAAGCCGTTCACCCTGGCCGCGGCGCTGGGCCAGGGCATCTCGCTCGAGAGCCGCTACTCCGGCAACACCCTCACCGACCCCATCCTCGGCCCGCCGGTGCACAACCAGGGCGACGAGGAGTACGGCGAGGCCATCGACCTGGTCACGGCCACCGAGAACTCCATGAACACGGCGTACGTCGACCTCGCCATGGACATCGGCCCGGACACCATCGTCGACACCCAGCTGGCCAGCGGCCTGTCCTACGCGGCCGACGAGGAGTCGGAGCTGCGCGACGACCCGCGCGTCACCATCGGCATCGGCCACGTCCGGCCCATCGACATGGCCGAGTCGTACGCCACGCTCGCCGCGGGCGGCCGGCACGCCGACTGGTACACCGTCCGCTCGGTCACCGAGCCCGGCGGCAACGTCCCCTACCGGGTCGAGCCCGCGCCCGAGACCGTCCTCGACTCCGGCGTCGTGGCCGACACCACCTTCGCGCTCAACCAGGTGGTCGAGAACGGCAGCGGCCGCGAGGCGCAGAACCTCGAGCGCCCGGCCGCAGGCAAGACCGGGACGCACGAGGACCTGACCGCCTGGTTCTCCGGCTACGTGCCGCAGCTGGCGGCCAGCGTCGCGATCTTCCGCGGCGACGGCGAGACCGCCGGCACCGTGTCCCTCGACGGCGTCGACGGCATGGACACCTTCACCGGTGGCGCGTTCCCGGCCCGCATCTGGACCGCGTTCATGTCCGGCGCCCTCGAGGGCGTCGAGGTGCAGGAGTTCCCCGAGCCGGCCGAGGTCGGCGAGGCGGTCAACCCGTCGCCCACTCCGACGCCCACTCCCACCGACGACCCCGGTGACGAGGACGACAACGGCGACAACGGGAACGGCAACGACGGCGGCGACGACAACGGCAACAACGGCGGCGGCAACGGTGGCGACGACTCCGGCTCGGACGAGTCCGGCGACGGCGGCACCGACTCCGGCGACGGCGGCGACGGCGACGCGTCGGGCAACGAGTGGGCCGGCACCGAGGGCGGGACCGACGGTGGCACCGATGGCGGGGCCGACGGCGGCACGGACCCACCGACCGACGAACCCACCGACGAGCCGACGGGCGACCCCAACGGCAACAACGGAGGCGGCAACGGCGGCGCCTGGGGCGACGCCGGGGGCGCGGACCGCTGA
- a CDS encoding helix-turn-helix transcriptional regulator: MGKRAEALELAILGLLHDAPLHGYELRKRVNSLLGWGRAFSYGTLYPTLKAMVRHNYLAEDEPVDTLVTPGPHRSGRRGRIAYRLTPEGKERFAELLTQTGPSAWDDEHFGVHFAFFGRADADTRMRILLGRRSRLQEKLDQFRSSLSRTRERLDAYTLELQRHGLESVEREVKWLDGLISAEQRSIAMSPGATPTPGAGEPPAPITGNEGENGR, from the coding sequence GTGGGCAAACGCGCGGAGGCGCTGGAGCTGGCCATCCTGGGCCTGCTGCACGATGCGCCGCTGCACGGCTACGAGCTGCGCAAGAGGGTGAACTCGCTGCTGGGGTGGGGGCGAGCGTTCTCGTACGGCACCTTGTATCCGACTCTCAAGGCGATGGTGCGGCACAACTATCTGGCGGAGGACGAGCCGGTCGACACCCTGGTGACGCCGGGTCCCCACCGCAGCGGCCGCCGTGGCCGCATCGCCTACCGGCTCACCCCCGAGGGCAAGGAGCGCTTCGCCGAGCTGCTCACCCAGACCGGACCGTCGGCCTGGGACGACGAGCACTTCGGCGTGCACTTCGCGTTCTTCGGGCGGGCCGACGCCGATACCCGCATGCGGATCCTCCTCGGCCGGCGCAGCCGGCTGCAGGAGAAGCTCGACCAGTTCCGCTCGTCGCTGTCGCGCACCCGTGAGCGGCTCGACGCCTACACGCTGGAGCTCCAGCGACACGGCCTGGAATCGGTCGAGCGCGAGGTCAAGTGGCTCGACGGCCTGATCAGCGCGGAGCAGCGCTCGATCGCCATGTCACCGGGCGCCACGCCCACCCCAGGGGCCGGTGAGCCACCGGCACCCATCACCGGAAACGAAGGAGAGAACGGCCGATGA